The following proteins are co-located in the Oceanimonas sp. GK1 genome:
- the bcsZ gene encoding cellulose synthase complex periplasmic endoglucanase BcsZ, producing MIRWLAGLWLLLPLSALGAECGWPLWQQYKAAMMSEDGRIIDGASPRAITTSEGQSYALFFALVANDKPAFAQLLRWTENNLAGGDLVARLPAWLWGESDEGDWRVLDPNNAADSDLWIAYSLLEAGRLWHQPEYTRRGRALLWRSAAESLHWLPGLGLTLLPGKQGFEKAEGWKLNPSYLPLPLLARFAEEARVWKDVYESSLHLLKVSAPQGLAPDWLWWQRSGAPELTALETGSYDAIRVYLWAGLAAPGSPGRSELLVHFRPMLAHVRQTGAPPERTNTVTGAFNGTGPVGFSAALLPMLAALPDQASELKRQLQRLHEQPPTADAYYDRSLLLFGMGNYEQRYRFDQQGRLMLAKEGTCN from the coding sequence ATGATACGCTGGCTAGCAGGATTATGGCTGTTATTGCCGTTAAGCGCGCTCGGGGCAGAGTGTGGCTGGCCGCTGTGGCAGCAATACAAGGCAGCCATGATGAGCGAGGATGGCCGCATTATTGATGGGGCTTCGCCCCGGGCCATTACAACGTCAGAGGGGCAGAGTTATGCCTTGTTCTTTGCCCTGGTGGCCAATGATAAGCCAGCCTTTGCGCAACTGTTGCGCTGGACCGAGAACAACCTGGCCGGCGGCGATCTGGTTGCACGCCTGCCGGCCTGGCTGTGGGGCGAAAGTGACGAGGGCGACTGGCGCGTACTGGATCCCAACAACGCCGCTGATTCGGATCTATGGATTGCCTACAGCCTGCTGGAAGCGGGCCGGCTCTGGCACCAACCCGAATATACTCGGCGGGGGCGGGCGCTGTTATGGCGCTCGGCAGCGGAAAGCCTGCATTGGCTGCCCGGGCTGGGGTTAACCCTGCTGCCAGGCAAACAGGGGTTTGAAAAAGCTGAAGGCTGGAAGCTGAACCCGTCTTACCTGCCCTTGCCGTTGCTGGCCCGCTTTGCCGAAGAGGCCCGGGTCTGGAAGGATGTGTATGAATCCAGTCTGCATTTGCTGAAGGTCTCGGCGCCCCAAGGGCTGGCACCCGACTGGCTGTGGTGGCAACGCAGCGGAGCGCCTGAACTGACAGCGCTGGAAACCGGCAGCTACGACGCCATACGCGTGTACTTATGGGCCGGGCTGGCGGCGCCGGGTTCGCCGGGCCGGAGTGAGCTGCTGGTTCATTTTCGGCCCATGCTGGCACACGTCCGGCAAACCGGCGCGCCGCCTGAGCGGACAAATACTGTCACCGGTGCGTTTAACGGCACCGGGCCCGTCGGGTTCTCCGCCGCCCTACTGCCCATGCTGGCGGCCTTGCCTGATCAGGCGTCCGAGCTCAAGCGCCAGTTGCAGCGGCTGCACGAGCAGCCACCGACGGCGGATGCCTACTATGATCGCTCCCTGCTGCTGTTTGGCATGGGGAACTACGAGCAACGCTATCGCTTTGATCAACAAGGCAGGTTGATGTTAGCCAAGGAGGGTACATGCAACTAG
- a CDS encoding amidohydrolase encodes MNPSPLISSAIDEIYDDIERLYQDLHQHPELPFEEYETSRKLAEQLHQAGFEVTTGVGKTGVVGLLRNGEGPCVMLRGDMDALPIREQTGLSYASHKETDAGVPVMHACGHDLHASCLSGAAAVLNALKAHWTGTLMIVHQPAEEIFGGAQAMLDDGLYTRFARPDVILGQHNMPALSGMVGHRAGQTMAAATTLGVTIHGNGGHGSMPAQTVDPVVIAAHAVVRLQTIVSREVEPSEQVIVTVGKLHAGTQGNVIPHSAELEINIRSFSDEVQEQVITAIKRIIDAECQAGRSPRPAEYRVLSQTITMNNDESTVQRLQQAHRRFFGEEQVFEMSRLGGSEDFPYFGNAAAGGFGGQDIPYGYWFIGAATPEKWQATTGDQPAERMRQLPMPHSPYYAPDRRASLITGMAAMVTGALAFFEH; translated from the coding sequence ATGAATCCCAGTCCGCTGATATCAAGCGCCATTGATGAGATCTATGACGACATTGAACGGCTCTACCAAGATCTGCACCAGCATCCCGAACTGCCGTTTGAAGAGTATGAAACCAGCCGCAAGCTCGCCGAGCAACTGCACCAGGCGGGTTTCGAGGTCACCACAGGCGTGGGCAAGACCGGGGTGGTGGGCCTGCTACGCAACGGTGAGGGTCCCTGTGTCATGCTGCGGGGTGACATGGACGCCCTGCCCATTCGCGAGCAGACCGGACTGAGCTATGCCAGCCACAAGGAAACGGACGCCGGGGTGCCGGTGATGCATGCCTGCGGCCATGATCTGCACGCCAGTTGCCTGAGTGGGGCCGCGGCGGTACTCAACGCCCTGAAAGCGCACTGGACCGGCACCCTGATGATAGTGCACCAGCCGGCAGAAGAGATTTTCGGCGGTGCCCAGGCCATGCTCGACGACGGCCTCTACACGCGCTTTGCCCGGCCCGATGTGATCCTTGGCCAGCACAATATGCCGGCCCTGTCCGGTATGGTCGGTCACCGCGCCGGACAGACCATGGCGGCGGCCACGACCCTGGGCGTCACCATCCATGGCAATGGTGGCCATGGCTCCATGCCGGCGCAGACGGTGGATCCCGTGGTGATCGCGGCCCATGCAGTTGTACGCTTGCAGACCATAGTGTCCCGTGAGGTGGAGCCGAGTGAGCAGGTTATTGTTACCGTCGGCAAACTGCACGCAGGTACCCAGGGCAACGTGATCCCCCACAGTGCCGAGCTTGAAATCAACATTCGCAGCTTCAGCGACGAGGTGCAGGAGCAGGTGATCACCGCCATCAAACGGATCATTGATGCCGAATGTCAGGCCGGGCGCTCACCCAGGCCCGCCGAGTATCGAGTGCTGAGCCAGACCATCACCATGAACAACGATGAGAGCACGGTGCAACGCCTGCAGCAGGCCCACCGGCGTTTTTTTGGAGAAGAACAGGTCTTCGAAATGAGCCGTCTGGGAGGCAGCGAGGATTTTCCCTATTTTGGCAACGCCGCGGCCGGGGGCTTTGGTGGTCAGGATATTCCCTATGGCTACTGGTTTATCGGTGCCGCCACGCCGGAAAAATGGCAAGCGACCACCGGAGATCAGCCTGCCGAGCGCATGCGCCAGCTGCCCATGCCCCACTCCCCCTACTACGCCCCGGATCGACGGGCTTCCCTGATCACCGGTATGGCCGCCATGGTCACCGGGGCCCTGGCCTTTTTCGAACACTGA
- a CDS encoding LysR family transcriptional regulator, translating into MDFRQLGYFVAIVEEGSISAASRRVHIAQPALSRQIQALETELETSLFERGAREIRLTVSGRALYEEARTLLACRESSITRIRSLSEGTTGKITLGVTVAHLWVPVIKQVLSTFRTRYPRVALEVLPLLSGPQRTRLQDGTIDAGFLYMDDKPADSLESRLFNRGHLVLAVPEQSPLVGAPPQRVEQLEPFNFVWGPRVSSPVYYDRVINFLNRLNFYPKVVQSGADNITILSLVAAGLGISVVPDDCKWIAPPGVHFIEMPELAACDVSVSFAWNTGHYSPALQNFIEVVRELKPVPVT; encoded by the coding sequence ATGGATTTTCGTCAGTTGGGCTACTTTGTGGCCATCGTGGAAGAGGGCTCGATCTCGGCCGCCAGCCGCAGGGTACACATTGCCCAGCCAGCCCTGAGCCGTCAGATCCAGGCCCTGGAAACCGAGCTGGAAACCAGTCTGTTTGAGCGCGGAGCCCGGGAAATCCGGCTTACGGTCAGTGGCAGGGCATTGTACGAAGAAGCGAGAACCTTGCTGGCCTGTCGGGAAAGCTCCATCACCCGCATTCGTTCCCTCAGCGAGGGTACCACCGGCAAGATCACCCTGGGAGTGACGGTCGCGCACCTGTGGGTGCCGGTCATCAAGCAGGTCCTGTCGACCTTCAGAACGCGTTATCCCCGGGTTGCGCTGGAAGTGCTTCCGCTGTTGTCCGGCCCTCAGCGCACACGCTTGCAGGACGGCACCATCGATGCCGGTTTTCTCTATATGGATGACAAGCCAGCCGATTCCCTGGAATCCCGGCTGTTTAATCGGGGCCATTTGGTGCTTGCCGTACCCGAACAATCGCCTCTGGTCGGCGCCCCACCGCAGCGGGTGGAGCAGCTTGAGCCGTTTAATTTTGTTTGGGGTCCGCGGGTTTCGTCACCGGTGTATTACGATCGCGTGATCAATTTCCTGAACCGGCTGAACTTCTATCCCAAGGTCGTGCAGAGCGGGGCCGACAATATCACCATACTCAGCCTGGTGGCCGCCGGCCTGGGCATTTCCGTGGTGCCGGACGATTGCAAATGGATAGCACCGCCCGGTGTACATTTCATCGAGATGCCGGAGCTGGCTGCATGTGATGTATCGGTGTCTTTTGCCTGGAATACCGGTCATTACTCACCCGCCTTGCAGAATTTTATCGAGGTGGTGCGGGAGCTGAAACCGGTGCCGGTAACCTGA
- the pobA gene encoding 4-hydroxybenzoate 3-monooxygenase — protein MKTQVAIIGAGPSGLLLGQLLSKAGIDNVILERQTPDYVLGRIRAGVLEQGMVDLLREAGVNERMEQEGLVHQGFELALDGRLEHIDLSTLTGGKTVMVYGQTEVTRDLMEARSADKGKSIYQAANVELHDLKTQAPYVTFEHNGERHRLDCDYIAGCDGFHGVSRKSIPEGVLTEFERVYPFGWLGLLADTPPVHDELIYARHERGFALCSMRSSTRTRYYVQVPSTEKVEDWSDERFWNELRSRLPAEQAEKLVTGPSLEKSIAPLRSFVVEPMQYGNLFLLGDAAHIVPPTGAKGLNLAASDVNTMYRILVKVYQEGRTDLLEKYSEICLRRIWKAERFSWWMTSMLHDFPENDPFTKRMLQTELEYFVGSEAGRKTIAENYVGLPYEAIE, from the coding sequence ATGAAAACCCAGGTTGCCATTATTGGTGCCGGCCCGTCCGGCCTGCTGCTCGGCCAGTTGCTGAGCAAGGCGGGGATCGACAACGTGATCCTGGAACGCCAGACACCCGACTATGTACTGGGCCGGATCCGCGCCGGGGTATTGGAGCAGGGCATGGTGGATCTGCTGCGCGAAGCCGGCGTCAATGAACGTATGGAGCAGGAAGGACTTGTCCACCAAGGCTTTGAGCTGGCGCTGGACGGCCGCCTCGAACATATCGATCTGAGCACCCTGACCGGCGGCAAAACCGTGATGGTGTACGGCCAGACCGAGGTCACCCGGGATCTGATGGAAGCCCGCTCGGCCGACAAGGGAAAAAGCATCTATCAGGCCGCCAATGTCGAGCTGCATGATCTCAAAACCCAGGCGCCCTATGTCACCTTTGAGCACAACGGCGAGCGTCATCGCCTGGACTGCGACTACATCGCCGGTTGTGACGGCTTTCACGGTGTATCCCGCAAATCCATTCCCGAAGGGGTGCTGACCGAGTTTGAACGAGTCTATCCCTTTGGCTGGCTGGGCCTGCTGGCGGACACGCCGCCGGTACACGACGAGCTGATCTATGCCCGTCACGAGCGGGGCTTTGCCCTGTGTAGCATGCGTTCGTCGACCCGTACCCGTTACTACGTGCAGGTGCCGTCCACCGAAAAAGTGGAAGACTGGTCCGATGAACGTTTCTGGAATGAGCTGCGCAGCCGCCTTCCCGCCGAACAGGCGGAAAAACTGGTCACGGGTCCGTCATTGGAAAAAAGCATTGCTCCCCTGCGCAGTTTCGTGGTGGAACCCATGCAGTACGGCAACCTGTTCCTGCTGGGCGATGCCGCCCACATCGTCCCGCCCACGGGCGCCAAGGGGCTGAACCTGGCCGCCAGTGACGTCAATACCATGTACCGTATTCTGGTCAAGGTCTATCAAGAAGGCCGTACCGATCTGCTGGAGAAATATTCCGAAATCTGCCTGCGCCGCATCTGGAAGGCGGAGCGCTTCTCCTGGTGGATGACCAGTATGCTGCACGATTTTCCGGAAAATGACCCCTTTACCAAGCGCATGCTGCAGACCGAGCTGGAGTATTTTGTCGGCTCCGAGGCGGGACGCAAAACCATAGCGGAAAACTACGTCGGCCTGCCGTACGAAGCAATCGAGTGA
- a CDS encoding sodium:solute symporter, with the protein MSDSMIVTGITLLYLTAVLWVGVRARTKNTGSSLEEYVAGGRHVGVVILFFILGAEIFSAFAFLGAPGWAYKHGAPALYILAYLSLVPIIIWIMGPRVRELGQQHGYLTQADLISHHYNSKALGAFAGIISVVAFIPYLAIQIAGAGLLFQAATGGLVPFWLGSLLAFLVVAAYVYCSGLGGIGWTNLMQGVMMVIIAWFLGWTVTDNLFGGVGPMFAQIQQQMPEYLTMPGATGVMGWGAFSTAILVSAFGGAMWPHLFMKFYTAESVHSLRKVSVFYPLFAYLLVPLLFIGFAGILTFADEPLAKPDEVLLKLVMEVLDLSPWVTGIMLSGALAAAMSTGANLAHTAATIAVRDILCHSVMRNASEKAVVKAIQISVLVISLLGYLFALYSPASLVAVLLGAFGLILQLMPMVLGALFMPTLLRGAVVAGAVLGGVLTLTYQFYLPSPLNFHPGFWGISLNLLVVALWQWLSLRGAQAAAVK; encoded by the coding sequence ATGTCTGATTCCATGATCGTCACCGGTATCACCCTGCTCTACCTGACGGCCGTATTGTGGGTTGGCGTGCGGGCCAGAACCAAAAACACCGGCTCCAGCCTGGAAGAGTACGTGGCTGGCGGCCGCCATGTGGGCGTGGTCATTCTGTTTTTTATTCTGGGTGCGGAAATCTTCTCGGCCTTTGCCTTTCTCGGCGCGCCCGGCTGGGCCTACAAGCACGGCGCTCCCGCCCTCTATATTCTGGCTTACCTCAGCCTGGTACCCATCATCATCTGGATCATGGGACCCAGGGTGCGCGAACTGGGCCAGCAGCACGGTTACCTGACCCAGGCTGATCTGATCTCCCATCACTACAACAGCAAAGCCCTGGGGGCCTTCGCCGGTATCATCAGTGTGGTGGCCTTTATTCCCTACCTGGCCATTCAGATCGCCGGGGCCGGCCTGCTGTTTCAGGCGGCAACCGGTGGTCTGGTGCCTTTCTGGCTCGGCTCCCTGCTCGCCTTTCTGGTGGTCGCCGCCTACGTCTACTGCAGCGGCCTGGGCGGCATAGGCTGGACCAACCTGATGCAGGGGGTGATGATGGTGATCATTGCCTGGTTCCTCGGCTGGACGGTTACCGACAATCTGTTTGGCGGCGTCGGCCCCATGTTTGCGCAGATCCAGCAGCAGATGCCGGAATACCTGACCATGCCCGGTGCCACCGGCGTCATGGGCTGGGGGGCGTTCAGCACCGCCATTCTGGTCAGTGCCTTTGGCGGCGCCATGTGGCCACACTTGTTCATGAAGTTCTATACCGCGGAAAGCGTTCACAGTCTGCGCAAGGTCAGCGTGTTTTACCCCCTGTTCGCCTACCTGCTGGTACCGCTGCTGTTTATCGGTTTCGCCGGCATTTTGACCTTTGCCGACGAGCCCCTCGCCAAGCCCGATGAAGTACTGCTGAAACTGGTGATGGAAGTGCTGGATCTGTCTCCCTGGGTCACCGGCATCATGCTGTCGGGCGCACTGGCCGCGGCCATGTCTACCGGCGCCAACCTGGCGCATACCGCCGCCACCATCGCCGTGCGGGATATTCTCTGCCACTCTGTTATGCGAAACGCCTCGGAAAAAGCCGTGGTCAAGGCCATTCAGATAAGCGTGCTGGTCATCTCCCTGCTGGGCTACCTGTTCGCCCTGTACAGCCCGGCCTCCCTGGTCGCCGTGCTGCTTGGCGCCTTCGGCCTGATCCTGCAACTGATGCCCATGGTGCTTGGCGCCCTGTTCATGCCAACCCTGCTTAGGGGCGCCGTGGTTGCCGGCGCCGTTCTGGGCGGTGTGCTAACACTGACCTACCAGTTTTACCTGCCCTCACCGCTCAACTTCCACCCGGGCTTTTGGGGCATCTCCCTGAACCTGCTGGTGGTCGCACTCTGGCAGTGGCTAAGCCTGCGCGGCGCGCAAGCCGCCGCCGTCAAATAA
- the bcsC gene encoding cellulose synthase complex outer membrane protein BcsC: MQLAVLSACCLWALSHSVMAEPGTPAGQRAFLLEQLRLGQALYRDDMVENALGRLELMAPLDADVALAAMEFSLRKGEFEQARARLARLRTAGVSEITLQQGQALLAAYNDDGEALRQQAQLLAASGQPQKAMALYRQLWGEQPPGLQFGLEHWRTQAQVDGERPRAISRLEQLEQRFPGNPELRLTLARLWLADEQPERALALLGQLAESPAVANRAAELEYNYLIDLPVSERSAGLWQRFLERYPGSSYEHGGRRVWQQQRALLNDPAWRAGQRGVVLAEQERYHQALPLLRRAVTAYPQHAGFQGALGQTLIQLEQYPQAEAALSRAVEREQDGGLISKWQDLQQYAQALVWVQKGDRALSNEQYRLAEQAFLQARQLRPADVPPLLGLVQVALAQENRIVAERWLQRARQMVPLDARVIYALVDFYRVESSERAVAVLRALPVGVRRDYAALEDRLQLEQLTPQIEQAQAEGRTNDAISLLRQAVQLAPPQPWLTYDLANLLQQQGQSQDAAVVFAPLLQRHGDDPEVRHAHAQFLAAQNKDAAALTSLQQIEPERWSEGMSALASRLAGELRRARAVQLREQGYEAGAQELLAQAGTVDDRLLLADWLTEDERYPQALRAYQRIYAEAPDNTDAWLGVAESRLALQQLAQARAWLQSHSLPADASMNQRRRYINVLAATGEQQQAAAQMTALVAEAPADPLLLRDAARLQDNSEHALSLYAQGLAALGELDFEAVAPLDGAALTRATREQSGDDWLQRSLKREGADRYRRQNLTLQLQQDFGWRTDNNPTGVNDLRLNTSLLRAEWPWVNGRAWLQAEQVGLNAGTPEADDRFGGCNAVIGGCDVGSQNSSGTGLAVGWQGDQWSWDLGHSPLGFEVNNWLGGLNYDGDWGELGYNLTLSRRPMSNSLVSYAGAVDPVTGQRWGGVTATGLTLGLSYDQGEESGIWGSLGAHSLNGENVADNQRFSAMTGYYYRLIEQPHEQLRVGTSLLYFQYQKDLSEDTLGQGGYYSPQRYVSLGLPVRYARRGEHWSGVLEGSPGWSWSRSEGGDLYPAQWSAIAASGKPTRPNAARTSEADTGGGPGISLAARGEYRLDEHWILGGGLNWQLSDEYAPGHGFLYLRYHFSPWLGDLDMPVEPLTPYSEWR; the protein is encoded by the coding sequence ATGCAACTAGCGGTGTTATCGGCCTGTTGCCTGTGGGCACTGAGTCATTCTGTGATGGCCGAGCCCGGCACACCGGCCGGGCAGCGTGCCTTTTTGCTGGAACAGTTACGTCTGGGCCAGGCCCTGTACCGGGATGACATGGTGGAAAATGCCCTGGGCCGGCTGGAGCTGATGGCTCCGCTCGATGCCGATGTGGCCCTGGCCGCGATGGAATTCAGCCTGCGCAAGGGAGAATTCGAACAGGCGCGAGCCCGGCTGGCGCGGCTGAGGACGGCGGGCGTGTCTGAAATCACGCTGCAACAAGGCCAAGCGCTGCTGGCCGCCTATAACGACGACGGCGAAGCGCTGCGTCAGCAGGCGCAGTTGCTGGCGGCCAGCGGTCAGCCGCAAAAGGCCATGGCGCTGTACCGGCAGTTGTGGGGAGAGCAGCCGCCCGGGTTGCAGTTTGGGCTGGAGCACTGGCGTACTCAGGCGCAGGTGGACGGTGAGCGCCCTCGGGCCATTTCCCGCCTGGAACAACTGGAGCAGCGTTTTCCCGGTAACCCCGAGCTGCGCCTGACTCTGGCCCGTTTGTGGCTGGCCGATGAACAGCCGGAGCGGGCGCTGGCCCTACTGGGCCAACTTGCGGAAAGTCCGGCGGTTGCTAACCGGGCCGCCGAGCTGGAATACAACTATCTGATTGATTTGCCGGTATCCGAACGCAGCGCCGGGCTCTGGCAGCGCTTTCTTGAGCGTTACCCGGGCAGCAGCTATGAGCATGGCGGTCGGCGCGTGTGGCAGCAGCAGCGGGCCTTGCTGAACGATCCCGCCTGGCGGGCCGGCCAGCGCGGCGTGGTGCTGGCAGAACAGGAACGTTACCACCAGGCACTGCCACTGCTGCGTCGCGCGGTAACCGCTTACCCTCAGCATGCCGGCTTTCAGGGGGCCCTGGGGCAGACACTTATTCAGCTGGAGCAATACCCTCAGGCTGAGGCGGCACTAAGCCGGGCGGTTGAACGGGAGCAGGATGGCGGCTTGATCTCCAAATGGCAGGATCTGCAGCAGTATGCCCAGGCTCTGGTGTGGGTGCAGAAGGGCGATCGAGCGCTGTCCAACGAGCAATACCGTCTTGCCGAGCAGGCCTTTTTACAAGCGCGGCAACTACGCCCGGCGGATGTACCGCCACTACTGGGGCTGGTGCAGGTGGCACTGGCGCAGGAAAACAGGATAGTGGCCGAGCGCTGGCTGCAACGGGCCAGACAAATGGTGCCGCTGGATGCCAGAGTGATTTATGCTCTGGTGGACTTTTATCGCGTTGAATCATCCGAGCGGGCAGTGGCGGTGCTGCGTGCGCTACCGGTAGGCGTACGCCGTGATTATGCGGCGCTGGAAGACCGTCTGCAGCTGGAACAACTGACGCCGCAAATAGAGCAGGCGCAGGCCGAAGGGCGCACAAATGATGCCATTTCCCTGTTGCGCCAGGCGGTGCAGCTGGCGCCGCCTCAGCCCTGGTTGACTTATGATCTGGCCAATTTGCTGCAACAGCAGGGGCAAAGCCAGGATGCCGCCGTCGTTTTTGCTCCCCTGCTGCAACGCCATGGTGATGATCCCGAAGTACGTCATGCCCATGCCCAGTTTCTGGCGGCGCAGAACAAGGATGCCGCCGCCCTTACCAGCTTGCAGCAGATTGAGCCTGAACGCTGGTCCGAGGGCATGAGTGCCCTGGCCAGCCGGCTGGCAGGCGAACTGCGCCGGGCCCGGGCCGTGCAACTGCGTGAGCAGGGGTATGAGGCCGGGGCGCAGGAGCTGCTGGCGCAGGCCGGCACGGTAGACGACCGGCTGTTACTGGCAGATTGGTTAACGGAAGATGAGCGCTACCCCCAGGCGTTGCGTGCCTATCAGCGTATTTATGCAGAGGCGCCCGACAACACCGATGCCTGGCTGGGAGTGGCGGAAAGCCGGCTGGCCTTGCAGCAACTCGCACAGGCGCGAGCGTGGCTTCAGTCACATTCACTGCCTGCCGATGCCAGCATGAACCAGCGCCGGCGCTATATCAACGTGCTGGCGGCCACGGGAGAGCAGCAGCAGGCGGCGGCGCAAATGACGGCTCTGGTGGCCGAGGCCCCGGCAGATCCCTTGTTGTTACGGGATGCGGCCCGCCTGCAAGACAATTCCGAGCATGCACTGTCGCTGTATGCTCAGGGATTGGCGGCACTCGGCGAATTGGATTTTGAAGCGGTTGCGCCTCTTGACGGGGCCGCCCTGACCCGGGCTACCCGTGAACAATCCGGCGATGATTGGCTACAGCGCAGTCTGAAACGGGAAGGTGCCGATCGCTATCGCCGGCAGAATCTCACCCTGCAACTGCAACAGGACTTCGGCTGGCGTACCGACAACAATCCCACCGGGGTGAACGATTTGCGCCTTAACACCAGCTTGCTCAGGGCCGAATGGCCCTGGGTGAATGGCCGAGCCTGGTTGCAGGCGGAGCAAGTGGGGCTGAATGCCGGCACACCGGAAGCGGACGATCGTTTTGGCGGCTGTAATGCGGTCATTGGCGGTTGCGATGTTGGCTCGCAGAACAGCTCAGGTACCGGCCTGGCGGTGGGCTGGCAGGGCGACCAGTGGAGCTGGGATCTGGGCCATTCTCCTCTTGGCTTTGAGGTAAACAACTGGCTGGGCGGCCTCAATTACGATGGAGACTGGGGAGAGCTGGGCTACAACCTGACCCTGTCGCGCCGGCCCATGAGCAATTCGCTGGTGTCTTACGCCGGTGCCGTGGATCCGGTGACTGGCCAGCGCTGGGGCGGGGTTACCGCCACCGGCCTGACCCTGGGGCTAAGTTATGATCAGGGCGAGGAAAGCGGTATCTGGGGCAGCCTGGGAGCGCACTCGCTGAATGGCGAAAACGTGGCTGACAATCAGCGTTTCAGTGCCATGACCGGCTATTACTACCGGCTGATTGAACAACCCCATGAGCAACTGCGGGTGGGCACCTCACTGCTTTATTTTCAGTATCAGAAGGATTTGAGTGAAGACACCCTGGGGCAGGGGGGGTATTACAGCCCGCAGCGCTATGTCTCTCTGGGCCTGCCGGTGCGTTATGCCCGCCGTGGCGAGCACTGGTCCGGGGTACTTGAGGGATCACCAGGCTGGTCCTGGTCCCGCTCCGAGGGGGGCGACCTTTACCCGGCGCAGTGGTCGGCTATTGCAGCCAGCGGCAAGCCAACCCGGCCAAATGCAGCCCGCACCAGCGAAGCCGACACGGGCGGCGGCCCCGGCATCAGCTTGGCGGCCCGGGGCGAGTATCGTCTTGATGAACACTGGATCCTGGGGGGCGGCCTGAATTGGCAGCTGAGTGATGAGTATGCCCCCGGGCATGGCTTTTTGTATCTGCGCTATCACTTTTCGCCCTGGCTCGGTGATCTGGACATGCCGGTAGAACCGCTTACTCCCTATTCGGAATGGCGTTGA